One Vallitalea longa DNA segment encodes these proteins:
- the rpsU gene encoding 30S ribosomal protein S21 codes for MSNIVIKENETLDSALRRFKRSCAKAGIMQEIRKREHYEKPSVKRKKKSEAARKRKF; via the coding sequence ATGTCAAACATTGTTATTAAAGAAAATGAAACCCTAGATAGTGCACTCAGAAGATTTAAGAGAAGTTGCGCAAAAGCAGGGATTATGCAGGAAATTCGTAAGAGAGAACATTATGAAAAACCTAGCGTAAAACGCAAAAAGAAATCTGAAGCTGCTAGAAAGCGTAAATTCTAA
- a CDS encoding SPL family radical SAM protein codes for MEYIKAKTIITKNKKPDYWFGHDYNMNIYKGCNHGCIYCDSRSECYHIENFSQVRAKENALEIIRNQLRSKVNKGVVGSGAMSDPYNPYEKELHLTRNALELINAYGFGIGIATKSALITRDMDIIQDINKHSPVCLKLTITTADDNLSRIIEPNVNVSSKRFEALAALSDKGIYAGILLMPVLPFINDTEDNIISIIKMAHEAGAKFIYPYFGVTLRQNQRCYFYDKLDKHFPGIKEKYIKQFGNSYKCNSSRYRKLWSIFKENCDRYNMLYNMKDIISSYRSSVKQVQLSIFDYLT; via the coding sequence ATGGAATATATTAAGGCAAAGACAATAATAACTAAAAACAAGAAACCTGATTATTGGTTTGGTCATGATTACAATATGAACATATATAAAGGTTGCAATCATGGATGTATCTATTGTGATTCTAGAAGCGAATGTTATCATATTGAGAATTTCAGCCAAGTTAGGGCTAAGGAAAATGCACTGGAAATTATAAGAAATCAATTAAGAAGTAAAGTAAATAAAGGTGTTGTGGGTTCTGGTGCAATGAGTGATCCTTATAATCCATATGAAAAAGAGCTACACCTTACAAGGAATGCATTGGAATTAATTAATGCATATGGTTTTGGAATAGGAATAGCTACAAAAAGTGCTTTAATAACTAGGGATATGGACATTATTCAAGATATAAATAAACATTCACCAGTATGTTTGAAGTTGACGATAACTACTGCTGATGATAATCTGAGCAGAATTATTGAACCAAATGTAAATGTTTCTTCTAAGCGATTTGAAGCATTAGCAGCTTTATCAGATAAAGGAATATATGCTGGAATACTTTTGATGCCTGTACTACCTTTTATAAATGATACAGAAGATAATATAATTTCTATAATCAAGATGGCACATGAAGCAGGCGCCAAATTCATATATCCTTATTTTGGTGTGACTCTTAGACAAAATCAACGTTGTTATTTTTATGATAAGTTAGACAAGCATTTTCCAGGAATAAAAGAAAAGTATATTAAACAATTTGGTAATAGCTATAAATGTAATAGCTCAAGATATAGAAAGTTATGGTCTATATTTAAAGAGAATTGTGATAGATATAATATGTTATACAATATGAAGGATATCATTAGTAGCTACAGATCCAGTGTCAAGCAAGTACAACTGAGTATATTTGATTATTTAACATAG
- a CDS encoding YabP/YqfC family sporulation protein: MIIKKKKKEKNNDKKFHIAEILEVPRDVALGDSIITLTGKREMLIENYKGIVEYDDEFLKVKTKNGLIELEGNHFLITYLTDEEIKITGQINKIKY; this comes from the coding sequence ATGATTATTAAAAAAAAGAAAAAAGAGAAAAACAATGATAAAAAATTTCATATCGCAGAAATATTAGAAGTACCAAGAGATGTAGCTCTTGGAGATTCAATCATAACTCTCACAGGAAAAAGAGAGATGCTTATTGAAAATTATAAAGGAATAGTTGAATATGATGATGAATTCTTAAAAGTAAAAACCAAGAATGGATTGATAGAATTAGAAGGCAATCATTTCTTAATTACATATCTTACGGATGAAGAAATTAAAATAACCGGTCAAATAAATAAAATCAAATATTAA
- a CDS encoding GatB/YqeY domain-containing protein, producing the protein MSLKVQLLQDMKSAMKEKDTLRKNTIQLVRSAILQEEKDNHVELSDDDIIKIISSQVKKRKSSLPEYEKSGRTDLVDDLKVEIKILMSYLPEQLTEEELISIVKQTIEEVDASSMKDMGKIMSAIIPKVQGRADNKKISEIIRNILK; encoded by the coding sequence ATGTCATTAAAAGTTCAATTATTGCAAGATATGAAATCTGCAATGAAAGAAAAAGACACTTTACGTAAAAACACTATTCAGCTAGTCCGCTCAGCCATTCTTCAGGAAGAAAAAGACAATCATGTAGAATTATCTGATGATGATATAATTAAAATTATATCTAGTCAGGTAAAGAAAAGAAAGTCTAGCCTTCCTGAATATGAAAAAAGTGGCAGAACTGATTTGGTTGATGACTTAAAAGTAGAAATTAAAATTTTGATGTCTTATTTACCCGAACAATTAACTGAAGAAGAATTGATTTCAATAGTTAAACAAACTATTGAAGAAGTTGATGCTTCATCAATGAAAGACATGGGTAAGATAATGTCTGCGATTATTCCTAAAGTACAAGGAAGAGCAGATAATAAAAAGATAAGTGAAATAATTAGAAACATCTTAAAATAA
- the yqfD gene encoding sporulation protein YqfD — protein sequence MLLEIWKYIRGYVIINVSGFSPERFINLCANRGIYIWNIKSVNNGFNLCISAKGFKLIRPLVKKTGCKVRITKKIGLPFRFLIFRKRKIFLFGMIICMAIVFLLSLFIWKIDIEGNSMYTDEHLIRFLNSQSHFVGMWKKDVKCSELEKILLKNYNYINWVTCEMSGTKLHIQIEEGKNNIEIEDISKPCDILSSKKGVVVSIVTRTGTPAVVKGDVVEEGDVLVSGTLEIKELEEIRAIEFTHADADIYLKTIYNYHDQVNFKYVNKLYTNNKKKDNAIKIDDFKINLIKPRIRYRNYDKITTSEEICLFDNFYLPISIDKTSYEEYKIIEETYTNEEALKIINENITRYLQKLEDSNKQIVSKEININDTKDEIIADGIIVVVEKIGEMKYFDENERRQEYEEYFREDDTNTP from the coding sequence TTGCTTCTTGAAATATGGAAATATATAAGAGGCTATGTTATTATAAATGTAAGTGGTTTTTCACCTGAAAGATTTATAAACCTATGTGCTAATAGAGGAATATATATATGGAATATCAAAAGTGTCAATAATGGATTTAATCTGTGTATTAGTGCTAAAGGGTTTAAATTGATACGTCCTCTTGTGAAAAAAACAGGATGTAAGGTCAGGATAACCAAAAAAATAGGATTACCTTTTAGATTCCTGATTTTCAGGAAAAGAAAGATATTTCTATTTGGTATGATCATTTGTATGGCAATAGTCTTTTTGTTATCTTTATTTATATGGAAAATTGATATTGAAGGTAATTCTATGTATACTGATGAACATCTTATCAGATTTCTTAATAGCCAGTCACATTTTGTGGGAATGTGGAAGAAAGATGTTAAGTGTAGTGAGTTAGAAAAAATATTATTGAAAAATTATAATTATATAAACTGGGTAACTTGTGAAATGTCAGGAACAAAACTACATATACAGATAGAAGAAGGGAAAAACAACATAGAGATAGAGGATATAAGTAAACCTTGTGACATTTTATCCAGTAAAAAAGGTGTTGTAGTTTCAATAGTTACACGAACGGGTACTCCTGCGGTAGTAAAAGGAGATGTAGTAGAAGAAGGAGATGTACTTGTTTCGGGAACATTAGAGATAAAAGAACTTGAAGAAATAAGAGCTATTGAATTTACTCATGCTGATGCGGATATATATCTGAAAACTATTTATAATTATCACGATCAAGTGAATTTTAAGTATGTAAATAAGTTATATACTAATAATAAGAAAAAGGATAATGCCATAAAAATAGATGACTTCAAAATTAATTTAATAAAACCTAGAATTAGATACAGAAATTATGATAAAATAACCACAAGTGAAGAAATTTGTTTATTCGACAACTTTTATTTGCCAATAAGTATTGACAAAACGTCTTATGAAGAATATAAAATAATAGAAGAAACTTATACAAATGAAGAAGCACTAAAAATAATTAATGAGAATATAACAAGGTATTTACAAAAACTAGAAGATTCTAATAAGCAAATAGTAAGTAAAGAAATTAATATTAATGACACAAAAGATGAAATAATTGCCGATGGAATTATTGTAGTAGTTGAGAAAATAGGAGAAATGAAATACTTTGATGAAAATGAGCGGAGGCAAGAATATGAAGAATACTTTAGAGAAGATGATACAAATACCCCATGA
- a CDS encoding signal peptidase II yields MKKYVNRNLLLIIIYVMIDQLIKIYIDSYNLNYHDLTDVIAFRPVLNDRYSYVNNVFNCNMGIELHIILITLALIVIIIFYKYILAENNKSKELIVGFNLLIAGCICSLIDKFFWSGSLDYIWLKGFFIFDLKDVYISISEVIIITWVIINYKLVIHFRTRDLIRFIKESIIKQ; encoded by the coding sequence ATGAAGAAATATGTTAATAGAAATTTATTATTAATTATAATATATGTTATGATTGACCAATTGATTAAAATATATATTGATAGTTATAACTTGAACTATCATGATTTGACTGATGTAATAGCATTTAGACCTGTACTTAATGATAGATATTCATATGTTAATAATGTTTTTAACTGCAATATGGGTATTGAACTTCATATAATATTGATTACACTAGCCTTAATAGTAATTATTATATTTTATAAATATATTTTAGCAGAGAACAATAAATCAAAAGAATTAATAGTAGGGTTTAATTTATTGATAGCAGGATGTATATGTTCTTTGATAGATAAGTTTTTTTGGTCTGGAAGTTTGGATTATATATGGTTGAAAGGATTCTTCATATTCGATTTGAAGGACGTATATATATCCATATCAGAAGTAATAATTATTACATGGGTTATAATTAATTATAAGTTGGTTATCCATTTTAGAACTAGAGATTTAATAAGATTTATTAAAGAATCTATCATAAAGCAATAA
- a CDS encoding CapA family protein, giving the protein MKNRKLSIIILVFFILMGCSSESNNSYRLKYNNDKLSFGINESLAEYLYDKPIVEHKINTVTLTAVGDMMFHKWQLYRGYDATADSFDFTNSFKYVKKYLENSDCVIGNLETTLAGRDKGRCLRPENEYKGYLGFPCFNTPEILAYNLKEAGFDLISTVNNHSLDSRAEGVISTINYLEEQGLYHVGTYRNSDEAKEIFTIDINNIEFAFLAYTYGTNGLTAPDSMPYLVNSLDMYDNDEIKKMLLDVEKADETGVDFVVAIMHFGEEYFNYPNEIQKDIVNDLFDAGADIIIGSHPHVLQPLEIRDILCSDGTTKKGIVIYSLGNFISSQRYTKQYPQQTDVSAIMNIKFEKIDNHNPEIKSISFVPTCTYRNSKEISVLPVDEVLENMDHYNLDINEYGINRLKYTQKNAIKHILAYTHNKYIYNNYEYEISLE; this is encoded by the coding sequence ATGAAAAATAGAAAACTAAGTATAATAATTTTAGTTTTTTTTATACTTATGGGTTGTAGTAGTGAATCTAACAATTCATATAGATTAAAGTATAATAATGATAAATTGAGTTTTGGTATAAACGAAAGTTTAGCTGAGTATTTGTATGATAAACCTATAGTGGAACATAAGATCAATACTGTTACACTAACTGCTGTTGGGGATATGATGTTTCATAAATGGCAACTCTATAGAGGATATGATGCCACTGCTGATAGTTTTGATTTTACAAATTCATTCAAGTATGTTAAAAAATATTTGGAAAATTCTGATTGCGTTATTGGAAATCTTGAAACGACATTAGCTGGTAGGGATAAAGGGAGATGTCTTAGACCTGAAAATGAATATAAGGGTTATCTGGGTTTCCCATGTTTTAATACTCCAGAAATATTGGCATATAATTTAAAAGAAGCAGGTTTCGACCTAATATCTACAGTTAATAACCATTCTTTAGATAGTAGAGCTGAAGGTGTTATATCCACTATAAACTATTTGGAAGAGCAAGGGTTATATCATGTGGGAACTTATAGAAACTCAGATGAAGCTAAAGAAATATTTACCATTGATATTAATAATATAGAATTTGCGTTTTTAGCTTATACTTATGGAACTAATGGTCTTACGGCACCAGACTCTATGCCTTATCTTGTTAATTCTTTAGACATGTACGATAATGATGAAATCAAAAAAATGTTGTTGGATGTTGAGAAAGCAGATGAAACAGGAGTTGATTTCGTTGTTGCCATTATGCATTTTGGCGAAGAATATTTTAATTATCCCAATGAAATACAAAAAGATATAGTGAATGATTTGTTTGATGCAGGTGCAGATATTATTATCGGCAGTCATCCGCATGTATTACAACCATTAGAGATTAGAGACATCCTGTGCAGTGATGGAACTACTAAAAAGGGTATTGTAATATATTCTTTAGGAAATTTTATTTCTTCTCAGCGATATACCAAACAATACCCCCAGCAAACAGATGTAAGTGCAATTATGAATATTAAATTTGAAAAAATAGATAATCATAATCCAGAAATAAAAAGTATATCTTTTGTACCCACATGTACTTATAGAAACAGCAAAGAAATATCTGTATTACCTGTAGATGAAGTTTTAGAGAATATGGATCATTATAACCTGGATATAAATGAATATGGCATAAATAGACTAAAATATACACAAAAGAATGCAATTAAACATATATTAGCATATACACATAATAAATATATTTATAATAACTATGAGTACGAGATTTCTTTAGAATAA
- a CDS encoding signal peptidase II, with amino-acid sequence MKKRTISFWIITLIAMDQIIKLIIKQYYFQKDINILGGLVYFRPVINTSYSWFNSLFDLGVGYYSHIIFNILTIILMLVAINYIYYYNNNSTLTDIITILFISGAICSLIDKIFYGGSLDFIYLRSLFTFDIKDCYVSGGLVISFYTIYKYRDQIDNFKIKNIIVHYKKRL; translated from the coding sequence ATGAAAAAAAGAACAATATCCTTTTGGATAATAACACTAATAGCTATGGATCAAATTATTAAACTTATAATAAAACAATATTACTTCCAAAAAGATATTAATATCCTAGGGGGACTGGTATATTTTAGACCAGTGATAAATACAAGTTATTCCTGGTTTAATTCGTTGTTTGATTTAGGAGTAGGATATTATTCTCATATAATATTCAATATATTGACTATCATATTAATGTTGGTCGCTATAAATTATATATATTATTATAATAACAATTCAACATTGACTGATATCATTACAATATTATTTATCTCTGGAGCAATATGTTCATTGATTGATAAAATATTTTACGGTGGAAGCTTGGATTTTATTTATCTAAGGTCATTGTTTACTTTTGATATAAAGGATTGTTATGTTAGTGGAGGATTAGTAATTTCATTTTATACTATCTATAAATATAGAGATCAAATAGATAATTTTAAAATAAAAAATATTATTGTTCATTATAAAAAAAGATTATGA
- the alaS gene encoding alanine--tRNA ligase codes for MKKYGLNELRKMYLEFFESKNHLIMNSFPLVPRNDKSVLLINAGMTPLKPYFTGQEVPPRKRVTTCQKCIRTGDIENVGKTQRHGTFFEMLGNFSFGDYFKEEAIEWAWEFVTKVLELPEDRLYVSIYLEDDEAEKIWHEKIGLPKERIIRLGKEDNFWEHGVGPCGPCSEIHYDRGEEYGCGSPDCKVGCDCDRFMEFWNLVFTQFEKTEDGKYVPLEFPNIDTGMGLERLALLMQDVESIFDVDTIQALLQKVCEMADVKYKEDKNKDISIRLITDHIRSVSFMISDGILPSNEGRGYVLRRLLRRAARHGKLLGIEDKFLAKLCETVIEVSKDAYPELQEKKDYITKIITVEEDRFNETIDQGLGILKNYIQKLKDEGKKELSGENAFRLYDTYGFPIDLTIEILEESNLTVDEDGFNQEMEKQKTRAREARSESNYMGSEETVYNKLDAFLESKFVGYNDLISVSPITAITDEENVVEQLQKGNKGTIFVTETPFYATSGGQVADLGYITTDTGKFQVEDVVKIIGNKIGHIGVVVEGNIKVNQDATLVVDEANRKATAKNHSATHLLQKALRNVLGSHVEQAGSHVTHDKLRFDFTHFQPLTEEEIRKVEDEVNSKIMEGLNIETTEMSIDEAKKLGAMALFGEKYGSKVRVVNMGDYSIELCGGTHLSNSSEAGTFKIISETGVAAGVRRIEALTSNNAINYYKQLESLVKDFSKLLKVEPSMLAKKAEQLLEENKKINREIEKLKAKLSKDAAKDLLDNVVDIKGIKLLTANIEDQDVNGLRNLGDSLKQKLGEGVIVLTTSKGSKVNLVVMATDEAIKKGAHAGNLIREVAKVVGGGGGGRPNMAQAGGKNPDKINEALEKAKDVLETQIK; via the coding sequence ATGAAAAAGTACGGTTTAAACGAACTTAGGAAAATGTATCTGGAATTTTTTGAAAGTAAGAATCATCTTATAATGAATAGTTTTCCATTAGTTCCTAGAAACGATAAAAGTGTATTATTGATAAATGCTGGTATGACACCATTAAAACCTTATTTTACTGGGCAAGAAGTACCACCTAGAAAAAGAGTGACTACATGTCAGAAATGTATTCGTACAGGTGATATAGAAAATGTAGGAAAGACTCAGAGACATGGTACTTTTTTTGAAATGCTTGGTAATTTCTCATTTGGTGATTATTTTAAAGAAGAAGCTATAGAGTGGGCATGGGAATTTGTTACTAAAGTACTTGAGTTACCAGAAGATAGATTATATGTTTCAATATATTTAGAAGATGATGAAGCAGAAAAAATATGGCATGAAAAAATTGGTCTGCCAAAAGAAAGAATTATCAGATTAGGAAAAGAAGATAACTTCTGGGAGCATGGTGTAGGTCCTTGTGGTCCATGTTCGGAGATTCATTATGATCGTGGTGAAGAATATGGTTGTGGATCACCTGATTGTAAAGTCGGTTGTGACTGCGACAGATTCATGGAATTCTGGAACCTAGTATTTACTCAATTTGAAAAAACAGAAGACGGAAAATATGTTCCACTTGAGTTCCCTAATATAGATACAGGTATGGGTCTTGAAAGACTTGCTCTTCTAATGCAAGATGTTGAATCGATTTTTGATGTTGATACTATACAAGCTTTACTTCAAAAAGTATGTGAAATGGCTGATGTCAAATATAAAGAAGACAAGAATAAAGATATTTCAATAAGATTAATTACTGACCATATTCGTTCAGTAAGTTTTATGATATCAGATGGTATATTACCTTCTAATGAAGGTAGGGGATATGTTCTTAGAAGATTGTTAAGAAGAGCTGCAAGACACGGCAAACTTTTAGGTATTGAAGATAAATTCTTAGCTAAATTATGTGAAACTGTTATAGAAGTTTCTAAAGATGCCTATCCTGAATTACAAGAAAAGAAAGATTATATTACTAAGATCATTACAGTAGAAGAAGATAGATTTAATGAAACTATAGACCAAGGTCTAGGAATATTAAAGAACTATATACAAAAACTTAAGGATGAAGGTAAAAAAGAACTTTCTGGTGAAAATGCGTTTAGACTATATGATACTTATGGTTTCCCAATAGACTTAACAATAGAGATACTAGAAGAAAGCAATCTAACTGTCGATGAAGATGGATTCAATCAAGAAATGGAAAAGCAGAAAACAAGAGCTCGTGAAGCGAGATCGGAGAGTAACTATATGGGTTCAGAAGAAACTGTATATAATAAACTTGATGCATTCTTAGAATCCAAATTTGTAGGATATAACGATTTAATATCTGTATCTCCTATTACAGCTATAACTGATGAAGAAAATGTTGTAGAACAGCTACAGAAAGGTAATAAAGGTACTATATTTGTTACAGAGACACCTTTTTACGCAACAAGTGGTGGACAGGTTGCTGACTTAGGTTATATAACAACAGACACAGGTAAATTCCAAGTAGAAGATGTAGTTAAGATAATTGGTAATAAAATTGGTCATATTGGAGTAGTTGTTGAAGGAAACATTAAGGTTAATCAAGATGCTACTCTAGTTGTAGATGAAGCTAATAGAAAAGCTACAGCTAAGAATCATAGTGCAACTCATTTATTGCAAAAGGCGTTAAGAAATGTATTAGGCAGTCATGTTGAACAGGCTGGTTCACATGTAACTCATGACAAGTTGCGTTTCGATTTTACACATTTCCAACCACTAACTGAGGAAGAAATAAGAAAAGTAGAAGATGAAGTCAACTCTAAGATCATGGAAGGTCTTAATATAGAAACTACAGAAATGTCTATAGATGAAGCAAAAAAATTAGGAGCTATGGCTCTATTTGGTGAAAAATATGGTTCCAAAGTAAGAGTAGTCAATATGGGCGATTATAGTATAGAATTATGTGGTGGTACACACCTTAGTAACTCTTCAGAAGCTGGTACATTTAAGATTATATCAGAAACAGGTGTAGCAGCAGGTGTTAGAAGAATTGAAGCATTAACATCCAATAATGCAATCAATTATTATAAGCAATTGGAATCTTTAGTAAAAGATTTTTCAAAACTATTGAAAGTTGAGCCATCAATGTTAGCTAAGAAGGCTGAACAATTACTTGAAGAAAACAAAAAGATAAATCGTGAGATAGAAAAATTGAAAGCAAAATTATCAAAAGATGCTGCTAAAGATTTATTAGATAATGTTGTTGATATAAAAGGAATAAAATTATTGACAGCAAATATTGAAGATCAAGATGTAAATGGTCTAAGAAACCTTGGAGACAGCTTAAAACAAAAGTTAGGCGAAGGTGTTATAGTATTGACGACTTCAAAAGGAAGTAAAGTTAATTTAGTTGTCATGGCTACTGATGAAGCAATAAAAAAAGGAGCACATGCAGGAAATTTGATTAGAGAAGTAGCTAAAGTTGTTGGTGGAGGCGGTGGAGGCCGTCCAAACATGGCTCAAGCAGGAGGTAAGAATCCTGATAAGATAAATGAAGCATTAGAAAAAGCAAAAGATGTATTAGAAACTCAAATAAAATAA
- a CDS encoding PhoH family protein, whose translation MKNTLEKMIQIPHEIIVNVFGQYDSNIKIIENKLGVNIINRGNEVKIIGNDNSVNIALRVIKQLIETANKQIEITEQSVDYILSLCEKQKEEEVSKLNDDLICITPGGKHIRPKTLGQKKYIDLIRKKMIVFGIGPAGTGKTYLAMANAITAFKNNEVNRIILTRPAIEAGEKLGFLPGDLQSKIDPYLRPLYDALYEIMGADTFLKNMEKGLIEVAPLAYMRGRTLDNCFIVLDEAQNTTPAQMKMFLTRIGFNSKAVITGDITQKDLPNGQRSGLEVASKILKNINDIGIANLTSKDVVRHPIVQKIINAYENYENKKNKR comes from the coding sequence ATGAAGAATACTTTAGAGAAGATGATACAAATACCCCATGAAATAATAGTTAATGTATTTGGCCAATATGATAGCAATATCAAGATTATTGAAAATAAATTAGGCGTTAATATTATTAATAGAGGTAATGAAGTTAAAATTATAGGTAATGACAATTCTGTAAATATTGCTCTAAGAGTTATAAAACAATTAATAGAAACTGCAAATAAACAAATTGAAATTACTGAACAAAGTGTAGATTATATATTATCATTATGTGAAAAACAGAAAGAAGAAGAGGTAAGCAAATTAAATGATGATTTAATATGTATAACACCAGGTGGTAAGCATATAAGACCAAAAACACTAGGTCAAAAAAAATATATTGACTTAATAAGAAAAAAAATGATTGTTTTTGGTATTGGTCCAGCGGGTACAGGTAAAACTTATTTGGCTATGGCTAATGCCATAACAGCATTCAAAAACAATGAAGTTAATAGAATTATTCTTACAAGACCAGCAATAGAAGCTGGAGAAAAATTAGGTTTTCTGCCAGGAGATTTACAAAGTAAAATAGATCCATATCTAAGGCCATTATATGATGCTCTTTATGAAATTATGGGTGCAGATACATTCCTTAAAAATATGGAAAAAGGTTTAATTGAAGTTGCTCCCCTTGCATACATGAGAGGAAGAACTCTTGATAATTGTTTTATTGTATTAGACGAAGCCCAAAATACGACACCTGCACAAATGAAGATGTTCTTAACTAGGATTGGTTTTAATTCAAAAGCAGTTATTACAGGTGATATAACACAAAAAGATTTACCAAACGGTCAGAGATCGGGATTAGAGGTAGCATCTAAGATACTTAAGAATATCAATGATATAGGAATAGCTAATCTAACAAGTAAAGATGTTGTAAGGCATCCGATAGTTCAAAAAATAATTAATGCATATGAAAATTATGAGAACAAAAAAAACAAACGATAA
- a CDS encoding TfoX/Sxy family DNA transformation protein — MKLSELPNIGKTLEKELNDIGIQTAEDLKETGSIEAIIRLNVHGDTCCNKLYALEGAIREVRWHHLPKDVRLQLKSEYDKLKK; from the coding sequence ATGAAATTATCAGAATTACCTAATATAGGCAAAACGCTTGAAAAGGAATTAAATGATATTGGAATACAAACAGCTGAAGATTTAAAAGAAACAGGTAGTATAGAAGCAATAATCAGGTTAAATGTACATGGTGATACATGTTGCAATAAATTGTATGCACTAGAAGGAGCCATTAGAGAGGTTAGGTGGCATCATTTGCCTAAAGATGTGAGATTACAGTTGAAATCTGAATACGATAAACTAAAAAAGTAA
- a CDS encoding sugar phosphate isomerase/epimerase: MKRFLIGHFGVYDVNKQQRDFREDFYGVEACMLNDNKEIDRLIEASRSDDFNICVHFPLRSNKWRLRDPQYMSNDIANKNSSYDYIDNELTFMFGKFKPHYVLFHYPKPVILDSQINWSNWRFADETEYAYDDKYTYDDFAKHSEQFFQYISKKAAEFDFIPVLEFDALNKYVCDNDALISLLKKYPNVKVCLDIARLHLQHSIDSNFNPYEILDKYAEFTEVVHVSNGRLSDNFSNNHYPALPELKSVDGWADVEKYFRIINSHNNSYKVLFEHRSEKITDEQLENCYEWINELIK, from the coding sequence ATGAAAAGATTTTTAATTGGTCATTTTGGGGTATACGATGTTAATAAGCAACAAAGAGATTTTAGAGAAGATTTTTATGGGGTAGAAGCTTGTATGCTTAATGATAACAAAGAAATAGACAGATTAATAGAAGCATCTCGATCAGATGATTTCAATATATGTGTTCATTTTCCTCTTAGAAGTAATAAGTGGAGATTGAGGGATCCACAATACATGTCAAATGATATAGCTAACAAAAACAGTTCATATGATTATATAGATAATGAGTTGACTTTTATGTTTGGAAAATTCAAGCCACATTATGTATTGTTTCATTATCCAAAACCTGTAATATTAGATAGTCAGATAAATTGGAGTAATTGGCGATTTGCAGATGAAACAGAGTATGCCTATGATGATAAATATACATATGACGATTTTGCAAAACATAGTGAACAATTTTTTCAGTACATATCTAAGAAAGCAGCAGAGTTTGACTTCATACCCGTTTTGGAATTTGATGCATTGAATAAATATGTTTGTGATAATGACGCATTGATATCCCTATTAAAAAAATATCCAAATGTTAAGGTGTGTTTAGATATAGCTAGATTACATTTACAACATAGCATAGATAGTAATTTCAATCCATATGAAATATTAGATAAATATGCTGAATTTACTGAAGTTGTACATGTTTCTAATGGAAGGTTATCGGATAATTTCAGTAATAATCATTATCCTGCTTTGCCAGAATTGAAGTCTGTTGACGGCTGGGCTGATGTAGAAAAGTATTTTAGAATAATCAATTCACATAATAATTCGTATAAAGTACTATTTGAACATAGATCAGAAAAGATAACTGACGAGCAATTAGAAAATTGTTATGAATGGATAAATGAATTGATTAAGTAA